AAACGACGTTCTGGATGCCGGTGCGGACCGGTTCCTGGACGTAGGGCCGGTCCGCGGGCGCGGACAGCGAGCCGGCCAGCTTCGGCTGGTCGCCAGTCGGCGAAAGCTTCACCGTGACCGTGCCGTCCGCACCGGTCTTCAGCGTGGTCTCGGACGGGGCGGCCTGCGGTGCCGAGTTGCCGGTCGCCGAAGCGTCCGGCTGGCCGGTCTTCCCGGACTTGTCGGCCGGGAGGATCGTCGCGGCGGTCGCGGTCAGCTTGACCGGGATGTCGGCGACGCCTTTGCCCTTGGCGTTCTTGACCTGGAAGGTCCAGGTCGCCGGCTGGCCGAGGTGCTGCGGGTCCTTGGGCGCGGTGACCGAGGCCGTCCACGGTCCGCGGTTGGCCACCGCATCCGCGGTCAGCTTGGCGACGTCGTCCTTGGCCTGCTGCGGGAGCCGGTCCAGATGGAACTGCGCGTCGTAGCCGATCTCGTCCGCGGTCAGGTTCGGGTTGAGGTCGTCGTGCCCGGGCCGGGGAGCCGAGGTCCACGAGTGCAGCAGGTGGGCGAGTGCCGCGGCCTCGTCCGGGTCCTGGGTGTTGCCGTAGCGCAGCAGCAGGTACGAGATGTTGGCCGCCTGGTCAGTGGGGATCTTGTCGCCCCACTTCGTCAGCAGTTCCTGGCCGGGCTTGTACACCTCGTCCGAATTCGGCGCGGTCTTCTGGAAGCTGACGCAGAACACCTGCTTGCCGCCGACGAGGTAGGAACCGAGCCAGTTGCGGCTGGGCGCGTGCGGCGACATCGGCTGACCGGGCTTGATTTCGCGGCCGATTCCTTCCTGGACCCCGGATGCGGCGGCCGGGGTCGTCCCGAGTGCGGTTACGGAGAGTGCGCCGAGCAGTGCGGCGGCGACCAGCCCGGTGGCCGCGCGCCAGCGAGCGCGCGGGCGTGAGATCCACCCCATGGTGTGTTGACTCCTTCGATGTGCCTGCTGACGCCGTGAACAGCGTCACCGCAGTTCACCTGATCGAACAACTCCCCGACACGCGTTCGGTCACTTCCCGGACACGCGTGGTGAAGGGTCTCGGGTCACCCCGTCGGTTGTCTAGGGACCAACCGGTGACCTTCGGTGAACGGTCGTGATCCGCCTGCCCTACGGTGGGTGGTGCGGGCAGTAGCCCACCCGTGCGGAGGATGGGTAAAATCGTCT
This sequence is a window from Amycolatopsis benzoatilytica AK 16/65. Protein-coding genes within it:
- a CDS encoding MSCRAMM family protein encodes the protein MGWISRPRARWRAATGLVAAALLGALSVTALGTTPAAASGVQEGIGREIKPGQPMSPHAPSRNWLGSYLVGGKQVFCVSFQKTAPNSDEVYKPGQELLTKWGDKIPTDQAANISYLLLRYGNTQDPDEAAALAHLLHSWTSAPRPGHDDLNPNLTADEIGYDAQFHLDRLPQQAKDDVAKLTADAVANRGPWTASVTAPKDPQHLGQPATWTFQVKNAKGKGVADIPVKLTATAATILPADKSGKTGQPDASATGNSAPQAAPSETTLKTGADGTVTVKLSPTGDQPKLAGSLSAPADRPYVQEPVRTGIQNVVSTGGEKTLTAQGVVAVAKPGKVQVTKTDAKTGKGIGGATLRITGKDRKSAATSQDGKPLVGPDGQPAVVTTSGDNGTAAVENLLAPQDICVVEVNAPPGYTNAFDPNNPPAACGSLQPGGTLALTAANTPNEVPHAIPAGDRPVTVARGTVETSFSTPGLAGLAALVLIGSGLVGFAARRSARR